TCGTACCGGTCCGGACGGAAGCCGTCGAGCACCATCCCCCACACCAGCGACCCCGCCACGAACACGCCGCCGTACGCCGCGAGGATCCGGCCGAAGTGCGCATCGGGCTGGAGGGTCGCCACGAAGCCGTAGAGCCCGAGCGCGATCACCCCGGCCCCGATCCACAGCCAGCCGCGGTGCTCCCGCACGCCCTGCCAGACCAGCCACGCGCCGCCGATCTCGGCGACCGCGGCCAGCACGAACAGCGGGATCGAGCGCACCAGGTCCATGGCCCGATCCTCCCAGGGACGAGCCGAGGAACTCAGAAGTAGCCGCGGGGGCGCTCGGCGGTGTCGCCGGGGCGGTGGCCGTCCTGCCACTCGGTGATCGTGCTGC
This region of Nocardioides sp. L-11A genomic DNA includes:
- a CDS encoding YnfA family protein, with protein sequence MDLVRSIPLFVLAAVAEIGGAWLVWQGVREHRGWLWIGAGVIALGLYGFVATLQPDAHFGRILAAYGGVFVAGSLVWGMVLDGFRPDRYDVAGALVCLVGVAIIMYAPRSS